A genomic stretch from Pochonia chlamydosporia 170 chromosome 4, whole genome shotgun sequence includes:
- a CDS encoding C6 transcription factor (similar to Metarhizium robertsii ARSEF 23 XP_007817176.2), with the protein MDTKTKTDDSPDFFIFQPEDMGKALQPQTQDEPRKKRVHRKSRLGCQACKRRRVKCDESIPCSNCIKRKEECIQSTNEKAISRSLSTPKVHLANGPDDAYSPINLMHLQLLHHFEHFTVPTLSFPEVWPIVLRQAFDEEFIMSTILCVAASHLAAITPNNDRYYRARNQLLTKSLRLLRLNLSRPFTKDICDALAGATVLINYISWCHLEFLTEQHIGQPAGSDNHGSLDLSQDQLFLLSPGVLQVYLQGLPVFLEEDSVFLAIGRQHPRLNIEEVLTRRGEDPTRFVEPFMKMFDDARFHSSHPERDTPGIYQTFRQTWTILSGLELDNQAHQPCAFSAHSSDTEDVQSVYRDKSLEDIRDSLLKLQQNYEPPTTDSQPESWLETRLRMPQRKAFECVIRRLSPILCCLATPSVSAETTHATAMPRKADLQRLLFTFPVFCCVPMLQMIAQGDARALILLLHFYRAVRVLLPTEESWWAGERSRRMEGLILADLQGRGYMGCMRDEFLV; encoded by the exons ATGgacaccaagaccaagacagaTGATAGCCCagacttcttcatcttccagCCGGAAGACATGGGCAAGGCCCTGCAGCCACAAACTCAAGATGAACCGCGAAAGAAGAGAGTTCATCGGAAAAGTCGCCTTGGTTGCCAAGCATGCAAGCGCCGACGAGTCAAG TGCGACGAGAGTATACCTTGTTCGAATTGTATCAAACGTAAAGAAGAATGCATCCAGTCTACCAATGAAAAGGCCATTTCGCGAAGTCTATCTACGCCTAAGGTCCATCTCGCCAATGGACCCGATGATGCCTACTCACCAATAAACTTGATGCACTTGCAGTTGTTGCATCACTTTGAGCATTTCACCGTACCGACACTGTCGTTTCCCGAGGTGTGGCCTATAGTGTTGCGACAAGCTTTTGAT GAAGAGTTCATCATGTCGACTATTCTATGCGTTGCAGCATCGCATCTCGCGGCAATAACACCAAATAATGACAGGTATTATCGCGCGAGGAACCAACTTTTAACAAAGTCtctccgtcttcttcgtctgaACCTCTCTCGTCCCTTTACAAAAGACATATGTGATGCCCTTGCAGGTGCCACTGTGCTCATAAACTACATCTCCTGGTGTCACCTTGAGTTCCTCACCGAACAACACATTGGGCAACCGGCTGGAAGTGACAATCACGGTAGTCTCGATCTTTCACAGGACCAGTTATTCCTCCTCAGCCCGGGTGTTCTCCAGGTCTATCTACAAGGCCTCCCGGTATTTCTCGAAGAAGACAGCGTATTTTTGGCAATCGGGCGGCAGCACCCGAGGCTCAACATTGAGGAAGTCCTCACCAGACGAGGAGAGGACCCAACGCGTTTCGTCGAGCCGTTCATGAAAATGTTTGACGACGCTCGTTTTCATTCCTCGCATCCCGAGCGAGACACCCCCGGTATATACCAGACATTTCGACAAACATGGACCATCCTAAGCGGACTTGAGTTGGACAACCAAGCCCACCAACCATGTGCCTTTTCAGCACACTCATCCGACACTGAAGACGTACAATCCGTCTACCGGGATAAAAGCCTCGAAGACATACGAGACAGTCTTCTCAAGCTACAGCAAAACTACGAGCCGCCCACCACCGACAGCCAACCAGAATCATGGCTAGAAACACGATTAAGAATGCCGCAAAGAAAAGCATTCGAATGTGTCATACGCCGATTGTCGCCCATTCTATGTTGTCTAGCCACGCCAAGTGTCTCTGCAGAGACAACGCACGCGACTGCCATGCCGAGAAAAGCAGACCTACAAAGATTACTATTCACATTTCCTGTATTTTGCTGCGTCCCAATGCTGCAGATGATTGCGCAGGGAGACGCCCGGGCGCTTATTTTGCTGCTTCATTTTTATAGGGCGGTGCGTGTGCTCTTGCCTACGGAGGAGTCGTGGTGGGCTGGTGAGAGGAGTAGACGGATGGAAGGCTTGATATTGGCGGATTTGCAGGGTAGGGGGTATATGGGGTGTATGAGGGATGAGTTTTTGGTCTAA
- a CDS encoding PAN domain-containing protein, with the protein MQAKLLALLVAQAAAVAIPSEDTDSYTDLEKGIEWPTDVEARNVNNLFGRTNGCNADNCLRNLRDKRYSSSASEFCSTWIQSTVTNTQYAIQTDHQTVTQTPDPVIITDVVVQDKTVPTATQTVTQYYTKADPRYKREEDHAAYPPWLSASYPASRVSSACSCFIATPSPAIQQTVTLTTATEVVVDTQTLAPVTNTVTQTSTHTVNNVATQTVSIGLTCGLRGCAKGQKIISQFFTSSVASCKNACMANRNCDSFDYNSLISYCMLANVDAKSLWNSNNCLFNKIYDRYCQV; encoded by the exons ATGCAGGCCAagctcctcgccctcctcgtAGCCCAGGCCGCCGCCGTGGCAATTCCCTCAGAAGATACCGACTCTTACACCGACCTTGAAAAGGGCATTGAATGGCCAACCGACGTCGAAGCCCGCAACGTCAACAATCTCTTTGGAAGAACCAACGGTTGCAACGCCGACAACTGTCTCCGCAACTTGCGTGACAAGCGATACAGCTCGAGTGCCAGCGAGTTTTGCTCAACTTGGATTCAGTCTACCGTTACCAACACTCAGTATGCTATTCAGACCGACCATCAGACTGTGACCCAGACCCCTGACCCCGTCATTATCACCGATGTCGTTGTTCA GGACAAGACTGTACCCACGGCCACTCAAACCGTCACACAATACTACACCAAGGCCGATCCTCGATACAAGCGTGAGGAGGACCATGCTGCCTATCCTCCTTGGCTGTCCGCCTCTTATCCCGCCTCCCGCGTGAGCAGTGCTTGCTCCTGCTTCATCGCCACCCCCTCGCCTGCTATTCAGCAAACCGTCACCCTCACCACTGCCACTGAGGTCGTCGTCGACACC CAAACCCTGGCTCCTGTCACCAACACAGTCACCCAGACCTCCACCCATACTGTTAACAACGTCGCCACTCAGACCGTCAGTATCGGCCTCACCTGTGGTCTCAGGGGCTGCGCCAAGGGCCAAAAGATCATTTCTCAGTTCTTCACCAGCAGCGTTGCTAGCTGCAAGAACGCATGCATGGCCAACAGGAACTGCGACTCGTTCGACTACAACAGCCTCATCTCTTATTGTATGCTGGCTAATGTTGATGCTAAGAGCTTGTGGAACAGCAACAACTGCTTGTTCAACAAGATTTATGACCGCTACTGCCAGGTCTAA
- a CDS encoding glutamine synthetase (similar to Neosartorya fischeri NRRL 181 XP_001257559.1), with protein MATQITAESLPKLLADDTCVKLAGIDVDGMLRGKLVSKKKFLSIAEAGFGFCSVIFGWDMHDQTYLKELKVSNAENGYRDMLAIPDLSTFRRIPWENNVPFFLVNFFDPENKTPIAACSRGLLKMQLDKVHAKGYGAMAGAEYEFYTFRNPNNDSASPAGFLQQNPPHQLPSLTEGMFGYSLNRPVHNKDWYYDVYDTCAKFSCDIEGWHTESGPGVYEAALEFGEVAAMADRASLFKYVVKSVGINHGITPCFMAKPKQGLPGNSGHMHISIVDKDGKNLLARDSLDPNAKWNDIAALSDLGRHFLAGLLEGLPDIMPMLAPTINSYKRLVENFWAPVTVSWGLEHRAASIRLISPPTSKPGATRFEVRTPGADSNPHFVLAAILGCGWRGVEKKLEIPCPPLAMGQDTGGAADQGERLAKSLKEATARFMRKDSIAREIFGDDFVDHFGGTRENEVRLFDEAVTDWEMKRYIETV; from the exons atGGCGACCCAAATCACAGCCGAATCGCTCCCAAAGCTGCTTGCCGACGACACATGCGTCAAACTCGCTGGTATTGACGTCGATGGCATGCTCCGCGGCAAGCTcgtctccaagaagaagttcCTGTCTattgctgaagctggtttCGGCTTCTGCTCCGTCATCTTTGGCTGGGACATGCACGACCAGACCTACCTCAAGGAACTCAAGGTGTCCAATGCCGAGAATGGATATCGCGACATGTTGGCCATTCCCGACCTCTCTACCTTTCGAAGAATCCCATGGGAGAACAACGTACCCTTTTTCCTGGTCAACTTCTTCGACCCCGAGAACAAGACGCCCATTGCCGCTTGCTCAAGaggcttgttgaagatgcagttgGACAAGGTGCACGCCAAGGGGTACGGAGCAATGGCTGGAG CTGAATACGAATTCTACACCTTCCGCAACCCAAACAACGATTCCGCCTCCCCCGCCGGCTTCCTCCAACAAAATCCCCCCCATCAGCTGCCTTCGCTAACAGAAGGCATGTTTGGGTACAGTCTCAACCGGCCCGTCCACAACAAAGACTGGTACTACGACGTGTACGACACATGCGCCAAGTTCTCGTGCGACATTGAGGGTTGGCACACCGAGTCCGGACCAGGCGTGTACGAGGCAGCCCTCGAATTCGGCGAggtggctgccatggctgaccGCGCCAGTCTGTTCAAGTACGTCGTCAAGAGCGTGGGCATAAACCACGGCATCACGCCCTGCTTCAtggccaagcccaagcagGGCCTCCCTGGAAACAGTGGCCACATGCACATTTCCAttgtcgacaaggacggcaagaatCTGCTAGCCAGAGACTCCCTAGACCCCAATGCGAAATGGAACGACATTGCCGCGCTGTCAGATTTAGGCCGTCATTTCCTCGCCGGTTTGCTAGAAGGCCTTCCGGACATCATGCCCATGCTCGCGCCCACAATCAATTCCTACAAGCGTCTCGTTGAGAACTTTTGGGCTCCAGTGACGGTATCATGGGGTCTAGAGCACCGCGCCGCTTCCATCCGTCTCATCTCCCCGCCGACATCCAAGCCCGGCGCAACCAGATTTGAAGTGCGCACCCCAGGAGCCGATTCGAATCCCCATTTTGTGCTTGCCGCCattcttggctgtggctggcgCGGCGTagagaagaagttggagatTCCGTGCCCGCCGCTGGCAATGGGCCAGGATACCGGTGGTGCTGCTGACCAGGGCGAGCGGTTGGCCAAGAGTCTCAAGGAGGCCACCGCGCGGTTCATGAGAAAGGATAGCATTGCCAGAGAGATTTTTGGCGATGATTTCGTCGACCATTTTGGTGGCACGAGAGAGAATGAGGTTCGCTTGTTCGATGAGGCTGTTACAGATTG GGAAATGAAGCGTTACATAGAAACCGTCTAA
- a CDS encoding short-chain dehydrogenase/reductase family protein (similar to Metarhizium acridum CQMa 102 XP_007813197.1) yields the protein MGRLAGKNAVITGAAGGIGLETSILFAKEGANVLMADISEPALEKALAKVKQLVPSAGKIETKKCDVSKEADVQALIESVDPWGGLDVIFNNAGIMHAKDDDAVNTPEEIWDLTQNINVKGVWFGCKHAVLALRRNKKTKGSIINTASVVALVGAATPQLAYTASKGAVLALTRELAMVHAREGYRFNSLCPAPLNTPLLQDWLGDDQAKRHRREVHFPTGRFGEAIEQAHAVVFLASDEASFMNGHDFVVDGGMTKAYVTPEGPPAPAPQNNASKSSLE from the exons ATGGGTCGTCTTGCTGGTAAAAACGCCGTCATCACCGGCGCTGCTGG TGGCATCGGTCTTGAAACCTCCATCCTCTTCGCCAAAGAAGGTGCAAATGTCCTCATGGCTGATATTTCCGAGCCCGCTCTCGAAAAGGCCCTCGCCAAGGTGAAGCAGCTGGTCCCTTCCGCCGGCAAGATCGAAACCAAG AAATGCGACGTCTCCAAGGAAGCCGATGTCCAGGCCCTCATCGAATCCGTTGACCCCTGGGGCGGCCTCGacgtcatcttcaacaacgcCGGCATCATGCACgccaaggacgacgacgctGTCAACACCCCCGAAGAGATCTGGGACCTCACCCAAAACATCAACGTCAAGGGCGTCTGGTTCGGCTGCAAGCACGCCGTTCTCGCTCTCCGCCgcaacaagaagaccaagggcagcatcatcaacactgCCTCTGTTGTTGCTCTCGTCGGCGCCGCCACACCCCAGCTCGCTTATACGGCTTCCAAGGGAGCTGTTCTTGCGCTGACCCGCGAATTAGCCATGGTTCATGCCCGTGAGGGCTACAGATTCAACAGCTTGTGCCCTGCGCCGCTGAACACCCCTCTGCTGCAGGACTGGTTGGGCGACGACCAGGCCAAGCGACACAGACGCGAGGTCCATTTCCCCACTGGGCGTTTCGGCGAGGCTATTGAGCAGGCTCATGCTGTAGTCTTCTTGGCCAGTGATGAGGCCAGCTTCATGAACGGCCATGactttgttgttgatggcggcatGACGAAGGCGTATGTTACCCCCGAGGGTCCCCCTGCCCCTGCTCCTCAGAACAACGCTTCCAAGAGCTCGCTGGAATAG
- a CDS encoding mitochondrial 2-methylisocitrate lyase (similar to Aspergillus terreus NIH2624 XP_001209849.1) has protein sequence MSGPAGNPYSHAIPAADSFQLLPESQKTGEAEDALYEAQIKEVEAWWSSPRYAGIKRPYSAADVVTKRGTQKVSYPSSVMAAKLFNLIQERQAKGEPIHTMGAIDPIQMTQQAPHQEVLYISGWACSSLLTTTNEVSPDFGDYPYNTVPNQVQRLAKAQNMHDRKQWDARRKMTAEERTKTPYVDYLRPIIADGDTGHGGLSAVLKLAKLFAENGAAAVHFEDQLHGGKKCGHLAGKVIVPIGEHINRLNAARFQWDVMGCENLVIARTDSESGKLLSSAIDVRDHEFILGVADPSIEPLAETIQAMEAKGASGAQIDTFEAKWVKDTKLVTFDEAAVAHMQKEGVSQEKIDEYLTATAKDRDMGITRRRALAAHYSKTPVYFNWDVPRTREGYYHFRAGMEAATKRALAFAPYSDLLWVETGDPNVEVAAKLGRTVREEYPNKGLVYNLSPSFNWMAHGFTPETLKSFIWDIAKEGFVLQLISLAGLHSTATISCELARNFKTDGMKAYVDLVQRREKDLGCDVLTHQKWSGANYMDGVLGAIQSGSSSSRSMGDGNTEGQFH, from the exons ATGTCTGGCCCTGCTGGCAATCCTTACTCGCACGCTATTCCCGCTGCCGACTCATTCCAGCTTCTGCCCGAGTCGCAGAAGACTGGCGAAGCTGAGGATGCCTTGTACGAAGCACAGATCAAGGAAGTCGAGGCTTGGTGGTCTTCTCCTCGATATGCCGGCATCAAGCGACCTTATAGTGCTGCCGATGTTGTCACCAAGCGAGGCACGCAGAAGGTCTCATACCCTAGCTCCGTCATGGCTGCTAAGCTCTTCAATCTGATCCAGGAGCGTCAGGCAAAGGGCGAACCTATTCACACAA TGGGTGCCATTGATCCTATCCAGATGACGCAGCAAGCTCCTCACCAGGAAGTCCTCTACATCTCCGGCTGGGCTTGCTCCTCGCTGcttaccaccaccaacgaaGTTTCCCCCGATTTTGGCGATTACCCGTATAACACGGTCCCGAACCAGGTTCAGCGTCTGGCCAAGGCGCAGAACATGCACGATCGTAAGCAGTGGGATGCTCGTCGCAAGATGACTGCTGAAGAGCGAACCAAGACTCCATATGTTGATTACCTCCGTCCCATTATTGCCGATGGTGACACCGGTCATGGAGGTCTTTCTGCCGTTTTGAAGCTTGCGAAGCTTTTTGCTGAGAATGGTGCCGCCGCAGTGCATTTCGAGGATCAGCTCCACGGTGGCAAGAAGTGCGGCCACCTTGCTGGCAAAGTCATCGTGCCCATTGGTGAGCACATCAACCGACTGAACGCTGCCCGATTCCAGTGGGATGTCATGGGCTGCGAAAACTTGGTAATTGCCCGAACGGACTCTGAATCTGGCAAACTTCTGTCGTCCGCCATTGATGTTCGCGACCACGAGTTTATCCTCGGTGTTGCTGACCCATCGATTGAGCCTCTCGCTGAGACTATCCAGGCTATGGAGGCCAAGGGAGCTTCTGGTGCTCAGATCGACACATTCGAGGCCAAGTGGGTTAAAGACACCAAACTGGTCACCTTTGACGAGGCGGCCGTCGCTCACATGCAAAAGGAGGGTGTTAGCCAGGAAAAGATTGACGAATACTTGactgccactgccaaggACCGCGACATGGGCATCACACGACGTCGTGCCCTGGCCGCGCACTACTCCAAGACGCCGGTTTACTTCAACTGGGACGTTCCCAGAACCCGCGAGGGCTACTACCACTTCCGCGCCGGTATGGAGGCTGCTACGAAGCGTGCATTGGCTTTCGCACCATACTCCGACCTCCTGTGGGTTGAGACTGGCGACCCCAACGTCGAGGTTGCTGCCAAGCTCGGCCGTACTGTGAGAGAAGAGTATCCCAACAAGGGTCTGGTGTATAACTTGTCACCATCGTTCAACTGGATGGCCCATGGCTTCACGCCCGAGACGCTCAAGTCCTTCATCTGGGATATTGCCAAGGAAGGGTTTGTCTTGCAGCTCATCTCGCTGGCTGGTCTTCACTCAACGGCGACAATCTCGTGCGAGTTGGCACGCAACTTCAAGACTGACGGCATGAAGGCATATGTTGACCTGGTTCAGCGACGGGAGAAGGATCTTGGATGCGATGTGTTGACGCACCAGAAGTGGAGCGGCGCCAACTACATGGATGGGGTGCTGGGAGCTATTCAGAGCGGTAGCTCTAGCAGCAGGAGCATGGGCGACGGTAACACTGAGGGTCAGTTTCACTAG
- a CDS encoding 2-methylcitrate synthase, mitochondrial precursor (similar to Aspergillus terreus NIH2624 XP_001209805.1) gives MAMNLRNSTRAFGSLKPLTRAALIGARGYATAEPDLKTTLKEVIPAKRELLKKVKAHGSKTIGEVKVENTLGGMRGLKAMVWEGSVLDANEGIRFHGRTIKDCQKVLPKGKTGTEMLPEAMFWLLLTGQVPSTNQVRVFSRELAEKAQIPQFVNKMLDDFPKDLHPMTQFAIAVSALNYESKFAKAYESGLNKADYWEPTFDDCISLLAKLPTIAAKIYQNAYRGGGALPAQVDLEQDWSYNFAAMLGKGGKENENFQDLLRLYLALHGDHEGGNVSAHATHLVGSALSDPFLSYSAGLQGLAGPLHGLAAQEVLRWILQMKEAIPAGYTEQDVHDYLWSTLNSGRVVPGYGHAVLRKPDPRFEALMDYAAARPEIAKDPVFQLVEKNSRIAPEVLKKHGKTKNPYPNVDSSSGVLFHHYGFHETLYYTATFGVSRGLGPLAQLIWDRALGLPIERPKSINLEGLLKQVEGQ, from the exons ATGGCTATGAACCTGAGAAATTCCACTCGGGCCTTTGGCTCCCTCAAG CCTCTGACCCGAGCCGCTCTTATCGGCGCCCGTGGCTATGCCACTGCCGAACCCGACCTCAAGACCACCCTGAAGGAGGTTATTCCCGCTAAGCGTGAGCTTctcaagaaggtcaaggctcACGGCAGCAAGACCATTGGCGAGGTCAAGGTCGAGAACACCCTCGGTGGAATGCGTGGTCTCAAGGCCATGGTCTGGGAAGGTTCCGTCCTCGATGCCAACGAGGGTATTCGTTTCCACGGCCGTACCATCAAGGATTGCCAGAAGGTCCTGCCCAAGGGCAAGACTGGAACTGAGATGCTTCCCGAGGCCATGTTCTGGCTCCTCCTTACCGGCCAGGTCCCCTCTACGAACCAAGTTCGCGTCTTCTCTCGCGAGCTTGCTGAGAAGGCTCAGATCCCCCAATTCGTCAACAAGATGCTCGACGATTTCCCCAAGGACTTGCATCCCATGACTCAGTTTGCCATTGCTGTGTCTGCTCTCAACTATGAGTCCAAGTTCGCCAAGGCTTACGAGAGCGGCCTGAACAAGGCTGACTACTGGGAGCCTACTTTTGACGACTGCATTTCGCTCCTGGCCAAGCTGCCCACTATTGCTGCCAAAATCTACCAGAACGCCTaccgtggtggtggtgctctCCCTGCTCAGGTTGACCTTGAGCAGGATTGGTCTTACAACTTTGCTGCTATGCTCGGAAAGGGCGGCAAGGAGAACGAGAACTTCCAGGATCTCCTCCGTCTCTACCTGGCCCTTCACGGTGACCACGAGGGTGGCAACGTCTCTGCCCACGCCACTCATCTTGTTGGCAGCGCTCTCAGCGACCCCTTCCTTTCTTACTCAGCTGGTCTCCAGGGTCTGGCTGGTCCTCTTCACGG TCTGGCCGCCCAGGAGGTCCTCCGATGGATTCTCCAGATGAAGGAGGCCATCCCCGCTGGTTACACCGAGCAAGATGTTCACGACTACCTGTGGTCGACCCTCAACTCCGGTCGTGTCGTCCCTGGCTACGGCCATGCCGTTCTCCGCAAGCCTGATCCCCGATTTGAGGCCCTGATGGACTACGCTGCCGCCCGCCCTGAGATCGCCAAGGACCCCGTTTTCCAGCTGGTTGAGAAGAACAGCCGCATCGCCCCCGAGGTGCTCAAGAAGCacggcaagaccaagaacccTTACCCCAACGTCGACAGCAGCTCAGGTGTTCTGTTCCACCACTACGGATTCCACGAGACTCTGTACTACACTGCTACTTTCGGTGTGTCCCGCGGTCTGGGTCCTCTTGCCCAACTGATCTGGGACCGTGCTCTGGGTCTGCCCATTGAGCGCCCCAAGAGCATCAACCTTGAGGGTCTCTTGAAGCAGGTTGAGGGTCAGTGA
- a CDS encoding proline-specific permease (similar to Aspergillus oryzae RIB40 XP_001825729.1), translating to MTAPDVEAQKRADTIQPTSTQGHSEAFEETKPDLEQQHIGTLERKLKSRHVQFLALSGAIGTGLFVGSGQVLSLAGPLSAFMCYAITGFNLYCVINSLGEMAAWLPIPGAVPIFAARYVDPALGFTLGWNYWYQFAIGVPIEVTVCGVIIDYWHNSVPKAALITIFFATMVLVNCLPVRIYGEAEFVFGAIKLTTIVGLILLMFIITVGGSPNGDAIGFRYWNDPGPMNTYLKDGALGRFLAFWKVFIQATFSYGGSEMVVVASGETENPRRNIPKAIRRVFWRIAIFYVLSIFLVGLCVSSKDPNLLNAISSSAPGAAQSPFVIAIQNAGIKTLPSIINAVILTSAWSAGNSFFYASTRVLYAAALDGKAPAILKWERFGVPYGCVAATTALSCLVYLNVNNRSAEVFFWISNLSAVSTLIVWASVCYTYLRFYYGLRHQGVSRDTLPYKSPLQPYLAYFSIVFCLVVALFNGFDAFFPGRFSAKTFVPPYIDIPIFLTLFLGYKLVKRTRFVKLAEMDLWSGKAEIDRLEGTWKVVKPRNWLERIWFWIA from the coding sequence ATGACAGCCCCCGACGTAGAGGCCCAAAAGCGAGCCGACACCATCcaaccaacctcaacacAAGGCCACTCCGAAGCCTTTGAAGAAACCAAGCCCGACCTCGAGCAACAACACATCGGCACACTCGAGCGGAAACTCAAATCCCGCCATGTTCAATTCCTAGCCCTCTCCGGCGCCATCGGCACCGGCCTCTTCGTCGGCAGCGGCCAAGTCCTCTCGCTGGCTGGCCCCTTATCAGCATTCATGTGCTACGCCATCACCGGCTTCAACCTCTACTGCGTGATCAACAGTCTCGGCGAGATGGCCGCCTGGCTGCCCATCCCCGGCGCTGTGCCCATCTTCGCCGCCCGCTATGTTGATCCTGCCCTCGGATTCACACTCGGCTGGAATTACTGGTACCAATTTGCCATTGGGGTTCCCATTGAAGTGACCGTCTGCGGCGTCATCATCGACTACTGGCACAACTCCGTCCCGAAAGCCGCCCTCATAACCATCTTTTTCGCGACAATGGTCCTTGTGAACTGTCTCCCGGTACGAATCTACGGCGAAGCAGAGTTTGTATTCGGCGCCATCAAACTCACCACCATTGTCggcctcatcctcctcatgttcatcatcaccgtGGGAGGCTCCCCCAACGGCGACGCCATCGGCTTTCGATACTGGAACGACCCGGGCCCCATGAACACGTACCTCAAGGACGGAGCGCTAGGCCGCTTCCTCGCCTTCTGGAAGGTCTTTATCCAGGCGACTTTTTCCTACGGCGGCAGCGAGATGGTTGTCGTTGCGTCCGGCGAGACGGAAAACCCGCGCCGCAACATCCCCAAAGCCATCCGCCGTGTCTTCTGGCGCATCGCCATCTTCTACGTCCTGtccatcttcctcgtcggcCTGTGCGTCTCGTCCAAGGACCCCAATCTCCTCAACGCAATCAGCAGTTCGGCCCCCGGCGCCGCACAATCCCcctttgtcattgccatCCAAAACGCCGGCATCAAGACCCTGCCgtccatcatcaacgccgTCATCCTCACGTCGGCCTGGTCCGCCGGGAACTCGTTCTTCTACGCGTCGACCCGTGTTCTCTACGCGGCTGCGCTGGACGGTAAAGCGCCTGCCATCCTGAAGTGGGAAAGGTTTGGTGTTCCCTATGGGTGTGTGGCTGCCACCACCGCGCTCAGCTGTCTCGTGTACTTGAATGTGAATAATCGTTCTGCAGAGGTGTTCTTCTGGATCAGCAATCTCAGCGCAGTGAGCACCCTTATCGTATGGGCGAGCGTGTGCTACACCTACCTCCGCTTCTACTATGGTCTTCGGCATCAGGGCGTGTCGAGGGATACGTTGCCTTACAAGTCACCGCTGCAGCCGTACCTGGCATACTTTTCCATTGTGTTTTGTCTGGTTGTCGCGCTGTTTAACGGTTTTGACGCCTTCTTCCCGGGCCGGTTCAGCGCAAAGACCTTTGTGCCGCCCTATATTGATATTCCCATCTTCTTGACCCTGTTTCTGGGCTACAAGCTTGTCAAGAGGACCCGGTTTGTCAAGCTGGCAGAGATGGATCTCTGGTCCGGCAAAGCCGAGATTGATCGCCTCGAGGGAACTTGGAAGGTGGTGAAGCCGAGGAACTGGTTAGAGAGGATATGGTTTTGGATTGCCTAA